A stretch of the Panicum virgatum strain AP13 chromosome 9N, P.virgatum_v5, whole genome shotgun sequence genome encodes the following:
- the LOC120692748 gene encoding cysteine proteinase inhibitor 8-like has protein sequence MRTCSLLLVATAAAVFAIAAPVFVIAAPVTENLVGGWGVIPDVDDAHVQEVGAWAVEEHVKRANDGLRFGRVVRGEEQIVAGVNYRLGIVAANLAGQNATYNAVVYEQIWTNTRRLLSFDRAK, from the coding sequence ATGAGGACTTgcagcctcctcctcgtcgccactgccgccgccgtcttcgCCATCGCCGCCCCCGTCTTCGTCATCGCCGCCCCCGTCACGGAGAACCTCGTTGGGGGATGGGGCGTTATCCCCGACGTCGATGACGCCCACGTCCAGGAGGTGGGCGCGTGGGCggtggaggagcacgtcaagcGCGCCAACGACGGGCTCAGGTTCGGCAGGGTGGTGCGCGGCGAGGAGCAGATCGTGGCCGGCGTGAACTACCGGCTGGGCATCGTCGCGGCGAACCTCGCCGGCCAGAACGCCACGTACAACGCCGTCGTGTACGAGCAGATCTGGACCAACACGCGCCGGCTCCTCTCCTTCGACCGGGCCAAGTGA
- the LOC120692994 gene encoding uncharacterized protein LOC120692994, which produces MAEIDIRPLESVLAAVSIFDRGGEQSRLGPDRNEEQIAILTKELAICKLQLEVRESQHKQATMKIEALEKAVRDLSDQYEKECMDAHMRIVQLEAENIAIMSRQAEADGERGALRDELAAVRAQLDEARASVAFVLREVEAMETRAILERESTKDALVRILLLNETVLSSAVAAIRAEEERSVFFQEATLELFNSDRNLEVVRRQTKMMERMEAEWLVKTVEVEYLRSELKQIKETCLSPADGSDATTAITAPGCNNLDDRDQVQACESTVKDSEAQAEFTFQHSPEECFVSEIFRKDGHVTASDGNKTGIEISEEDVVEGKQGAGATVQDTTVLEGNPDAQETRCHVAKTSGEDHNAIQPDDGKYTKAEDNHEPAESDGALPKTTACRGNDLLLLQDHEEAKAGAGFVLESSMDDFQSVRSDAKDTSIAEPLNAAIAGSQEPRAGADAAARTSTPREGDPDTCIVGTEIASKDGDEFYTKELEPEPGQGGNRLDGYVLVSNSCGDADVAAKDKQLDAARTEISDLRFSLEEAVRRAELAEEAKAAQERELREELRRKQHTPSQRRTTPDSEGAGRQARYGAPPTPVRTRATPSHTPGTTPTSRALRSARPGGEGMPTPSCLTLGKVLNMKYK; this is translated from the exons ATGGCCGAGATCGACATTAGACCACTAgagtccgtgctggcagccgtGAGCATCTTCGACCGGGGAGGCGAGCAGAGCAGGCTCGGTCCAGACAGAAAT GAGGAACAGATCGCCATCTTGACCAAGGAGCTCGCGATCTGCAAGCTGCAGCTGGAGGTCAGGGAGAGCCAGCACAAGCAAGCGACCATGAAGATCGAGGCCCTCGAGAAGGCCGTGCGGGACCTCTCGGACCAGTACGAGAAGGAGTGCATGGACGCGCACATGCGCATCGTCCAGCTGGAGGCCGAGAACATCGCGATCATGAGCCGGCAGGCGGAGGCGGACGGCGAGCGCGGGGCCCTGCGGGACGAGCTGGCCGCCGTGAGGGCCCAGCTCGACGAGGCCAGGGCGTCGGTCGCCTTCGTGCTGCGGGAGGTGGAGGCGATGGAGACGCGGGCCATCCTGGAGCGGGAGAGCACCAAGGACGCGCTGGTGCGGATCCTCCTGCTCAACGAGACGGTGCTGTCGTCTGCGGTCGCGGCCATCAGGGCCGAGGAGGAGAGGTCGGTGTTCTTCCAAGAGGCGACGCTCGAGTTGTTCAACTCCGACAGGAATTTGGAGGTGGTGAGGAGGCAGACgaagatgatggagaggatGGAGGCGGAGTGGCTGGTGAAGACGGTCGAAGTCGAGTATCTGCGGTCAGAACTCAAGCAGATCAAGGAAACTTGCTTGTCACCTGCAGACGGTTCTGATGCAACAACGGCGATCACAGCTCCCGGTTGCAACAACTTGGATGATCGTGATCAGGTTCAGGCATGTGAATCAACTGTGAAGGATAGTGAAGCGCAAGCGGAGTTCACGTTTCAGCACTCCCCAGAGGAATGCTTTGTTTCTGAAATCTTCAGAAAGGATGGTCATGTTACAGCGTCTGATGGCAACAAGACGGGAATCGAGATATCCGAAGAAGATGTTGTAGAGGGTAAACAAGGAGCAGGCGCTACGGTTCAGGACACGACAGTCCTTGAAGGGAACCCCGATGCTCAAGAGACAAGATGCCATGTCGCCAAGACCTCGGGAGAAGATCACAATGCCATTCAACCTGACGACGGAAAATATACCAAGGCTGAAGACAATCATGAACCAGCTGAATCAGACGGCGCACTCCCAAAAACCACGGCGTGCCGAGGCAATGATCTCCTCCTCCTGCAAGATCACGAGGAGGCCAAAGCAGGCGCCGGCTTTGTCCTCGAGAGTTCAATGGACGATTTCCAGAGCGTGCGCTCTGACGCCAAGGACACCAGCATCGCCGAGCCTCTAAACGCCGCGATCGCAGGAAGCCAAGAACCACGAGCGGGAGCAGACGCCGCAGCTCGGACCTCCACGCCGCGCGAAGGCGACCCAGACACTTGCATCGTGGGCACGGAGATCGCCTCCAAAGACGGGGACGAGTTCTACACGAAGGAGCTGGAGCCCGAGCCGGGACAGGGAGGGAACAGGCTGGACGGGTACGTGCTCGTGTCGAATAGCTGCGGCGACGCCGACGTCGCGGCCAAGGACAAGCAGCTGGACGCGGCGCGCACGGAGATCAGCGACCTGCGGTTCAGCCTGGAGGAGGCAGTGCGGCGGGCGGAGCTGGCCGAGGAGGCGAAGGCGGCGCAGGAGCGGGAGCTGAGGGAGGAGCTCCGGAGGAAGCAGCACACGCCCTCGCAGCGGCGCACGACGCCGGACTCGGAGGGCGCCGGGCGCCAGGCGCGCTACGGGGCTCCTCCGACGCCCGTGCGCACGCGGGCGACGCCGTCACATACGCCCGGGACGACGCCGACCTCCAGGGCGCTGAGAAGCGCCCGGCCGGGAGGGGAGGGCATGCCGACGCCGAGCTGCTTGACGCTGGGAAAGGTTCTGAACATGAAGTACAAGTGA